In the genome of Mytilus edulis chromosome 3, xbMytEdul2.2, whole genome shotgun sequence, one region contains:
- the LOC139514802 gene encoding uncharacterized protein produces the protein MTSSATQLCTICHDGGVSKEAITWCIECEVFFCGDCEKPHRMSRLFKNHKTISSQGYQELPSFMQEGGSLCRDHNKKSELYCPTHAYPCSVKCTTDNHKKCQQMKPLSDILKEVKSPGIEQIKPSLMKRLTITDNIKSLNIWACFVLPNGKLIMLDYNQNILLLFSIDGLYVREIVSFTEIPLDACLVRNDTVAVALGSSNQTALVDIEQNKITQTVKLLHDCDAVASDGQTLVISGMVKSTKVNLNDMSHTILEGVRASRIAIFKENIYGTIYYENKVFCYTSTGEPLWTFQHHGINLPQGLTLDTNGFVYIASRGNNSIVVVSPDGKTSKTILSEADGIKNPYAIDINRETGVMIVSIERMKNSDSALVYKF, from the coding sequence ATGACCTCATCAGCAACGCAATTATGTACTATTTGCCATGATGGTGGTGTCTCAAAGGAGGCAATAACGTGGTGTATAGAATGTGAGGTTTTCTTTTGTGGAGATTGTGAAAAACCTCATAGAATGTCAAGACTGTTTAAAAACCATAAAACCATATCATCTCAAGGTTATCAAGAGTTACCTTCATTCATGCAAGAAGGAGGTAGCCTGTGCAGAGACCACAACAAGAAGTCTGAACTGTATTGTCCTACCCATGCATATCCCTGCTCTGTCAAATGCACAACTGATAATCATAAGAAATGTCAACAAATGAAACCACTGTCAGACATTCTAAAGGAAGTAAAATCACCAGGAATTGAACAAATAAAGCCATCGTTGATGAAAAGATTGACAATTACAGACAACATAAAGTCTTTGAATATATGGGCTTGTTTTGTATTACCGAATGGCAAATTAATAATGTTGGATTACAACCAAAATATACTACTATTGTTCAGTATTGATGGCCTCTATGTGAGAGAAATAGTTTCATTCACAGAAATTCCATTGGATGCCTGTCTAGTTAGAAATGATACAGTGGCTGTAGCATTGGGTTCATCAAACCAGACAGCACTAGTGGATATAGAGCAGAATAAAATCACACAAACAGTTAAACTTTTGCATGACTGTGATGCTGTAGCAAGTGATGGTCAAACGTTGGTCATCAGCGGCATGGTGAAAAGTACCAAAGTGAATCTGAATGATATGTCTCATACAATCTTAGAAGGTGTGAGGGCAAGTCGCATTGcgattttcaaagaaaatatctATGGTACAATTTACTATGAAAACAAAGTCTTCTGCTACACGAGTACTGGAGAACCTCTGTGGACATTTCAACAccatggcattaacctgccacaaGGACTGACATTAGATACAAATGGATTCGTTTATATAGCTTCTCGTGGAAACAACAGTATCGTGGTAGTGTCACCAGATGGTAAAACCAGCAAAACAATACTATCAGAGGCTGATGGAATAAAAAATCCTTATGCCATAGACATCAACAGAGAAACAGGAGTGATGATAGTGTCAATTGAAAGAATGAAAAATAGTGATTCAGCTTTGgtctataaattttaa